In one Roseburia intestinalis L1-82 genomic region, the following are encoded:
- a CDS encoding uracil-xanthine permease family protein translates to MERQKRQGAEYEFYGKLPLKKAIPLGLQHVLAMFVGNLTPILIISGACGIAGEEFGSLQVDLLQNAMLIAGIVTLIQLFAIGPVGGKVPIIMGTSSGFIGVFNSVVQVMGGGILAYGAIMCASVIGGLFEGILGFLLKPLRRFFPAVVTGTVVLSIGLSLIAVGVNSFGGGNTANDFGSVENLLLGAAVLLIIVAVKHWMKGMASASSILIGIVAGYIIAAIMGLVLPTTAVNADGVEYTKAWVLNWDKVANAAWFSVPKLMPVKLVFDWRAIIPVLIMFVVTAVETVGDISGVMEGGMGREATDKELSGGVICDGIGSSLAALFGVLPNTSFSQNVGLVTMTKIVNRMALASGAVFLILCGLFPKLAALISIMPQSVLGGAAVMMFSSIVISGIQLITKEPMTMRNITIVSVALGLGYGIGSSSGILAHLPQGIQLIFGGSGIVPAAIVAIIFNIILPKDAE, encoded by the coding sequence ATGGAAAGACAGAAGAGACAGGGAGCAGAGTACGAGTTTTACGGAAAACTCCCGCTGAAAAAGGCAATCCCGCTGGGATTACAGCATGTGCTGGCAATGTTTGTGGGAAACCTGACACCGATCCTGATCATCTCAGGGGCATGTGGTATTGCAGGTGAGGAGTTCGGCAGTCTGCAGGTCGATCTGCTGCAGAATGCGATGTTAATCGCCGGGATCGTGACACTGATCCAGTTATTTGCGATCGGACCGGTTGGTGGAAAGGTACCGATCATCATGGGAACGAGTTCCGGATTTATCGGTGTGTTTAACAGTGTGGTTCAGGTAATGGGAGGAGGAATCCTTGCATATGGAGCCATTATGTGTGCATCCGTCATTGGTGGTCTGTTTGAGGGAATCCTTGGATTTCTGTTAAAGCCGCTCCGCAGATTTTTCCCTGCGGTTGTAACGGGAACCGTTGTACTGTCGATCGGATTGTCACTGATCGCGGTCGGCGTCAATTCTTTTGGCGGCGGCAATACGGCAAACGACTTTGGTTCAGTAGAAAATTTACTGCTCGGAGCAGCTGTTTTACTGATCATTGTAGCAGTGAAACACTGGATGAAAGGTATGGCGAGTGCATCATCGATCCTGATCGGTATTGTGGCAGGCTATATCATTGCTGCGATCATGGGACTGGTACTGCCGACAACAGCAGTCAATGCGGATGGTGTGGAATACACAAAAGCCTGGGTGTTAAACTGGGATAAGGTTGCAAATGCAGCCTGGTTTTCCGTTCCAAAATTAATGCCGGTCAAACTGGTATTTGACTGGAGAGCAATCATTCCGGTTCTGATCATGTTTGTTGTTACCGCGGTTGAAACAGTCGGAGATATCTCCGGTGTTATGGAAGGTGGAATGGGCAGAGAAGCTACCGACAAAGAACTTTCCGGCGGTGTCATCTGTGATGGAATCGGTTCTTCGCTTGCAGCACTTTTTGGTGTTCTGCCGAATACTTCTTTCAGTCAGAATGTAGGACTTGTCACAATGACGAAAATCGTAAACCGTATGGCGCTTGCATCTGGAGCCGTATTCCTGATTTTATGTGGTTTATTCCCGAAACTTGCAGCACTGATTTCAATCATGCCGCAGAGTGTACTTGGAGGAGCTGCCGTTATGATGTTTTCATCCATCGTGATCAGCGGAATCCAGCTTATTACCAAAGAACCGATGACGATGCGCAATATCACGATCGTCTCCGTCGCATTGGGACTTGGCTATGGAATCGGATCCAGCAGCGGCATCCTTGCACATCTGCCGCAGGGCATCCAGCTGATCTTTGGCGGTTCCGGTATTGTTCCGGCAGCCATTGTGGCGATCATCTTTAATATTATCCTGCCGAAGGATGCGGAATAA
- a CDS encoding protein translocase subunit SecDF yields the protein MKKSKAAVILVAILVAFAGLAYYASIILSSTGIGEEMSIPLGLDLSGGVSITYQVMDENPSAEDMSDTIYKLQKRVESYSTEASVYQVGDDRIAVEIPGVTDASKILEELGNPGSLEFQLSDGTVFMTGDQVADAQAATTTDQYGNKQYVVQLTLTDEGAKTFGEVTSENVGKALPIVYDGEVISYPTVQEAITGGTAQISGQSTFEEAQTLATQIRIGSLSLQLSELESSVVGAQLGSQAISSSLKAAAIGLVIVMVFMIIVYAVPGVAAALALAIYTALVIATLYLFEITLTLPGIAGIILSIGMAVDANVIIFARIREEIASGKSVITAMKNGFHKAMSAILDGNITTLIAAIVLMGLGSGTVKGFAYTLMIGIILSMFTALVVTRWILYSFYWLGLRDEKFYGRAKERKTINFLQKRYVFFAISIAVIAAGFIGMGVHKASGQNSLNYGLDFMGGTSTTADFGEEYTIEDIENKIIPVVKEVTGDSNIQANKVEGTTQITIKTRTLSKEERDDLNNKLADSFDVDESTITFQSISSTISGEMRADAVKAVIISTICMLIYIWFRFKDIRFGASAIIALIHDVLVVLTVYALMRISVGNTFIACMLTIIGYSVNDTIVIFDRIRENLALKHGKQTREDLMEVANRSLTQTLSRSINTSITTFIMVFMLFLLGVASIREFALPLMAGMICGAYSSICIATELWYVMKVHLGKNKITE from the coding sequence ATGAAAAAGAGTAAAGCAGCAGTCATATTAGTTGCGATTCTCGTTGCATTTGCGGGACTTGCCTATTATGCATCTATTATTCTTTCATCGACCGGTATTGGGGAAGAAATGAGTATTCCGCTTGGACTTGATCTGTCCGGTGGTGTATCGATCACCTATCAGGTCATGGATGAAAATCCGAGCGCAGAGGATATGAGTGATACGATTTACAAACTTCAGAAGCGTGTGGAAAGTTACAGTACAGAGGCATCCGTATATCAGGTTGGAGATGATCGTATCGCCGTTGAGATCCCGGGTGTTACGGACGCAAGCAAGATTTTGGAAGAACTTGGTAATCCGGGTTCCTTAGAGTTCCAGCTTTCAGATGGTACCGTATTTATGACGGGTGACCAGGTGGCAGATGCACAGGCTGCAACAACCACAGATCAGTATGGAAACAAGCAGTATGTGGTACAGCTTACACTGACAGATGAGGGAGCAAAGACTTTCGGAGAAGTTACTTCTGAAAACGTCGGAAAAGCACTTCCAATCGTATACGATGGAGAAGTTATCAGTTATCCGACTGTTCAGGAGGCAATTACCGGAGGTACTGCACAGATTTCCGGTCAGAGCACCTTTGAAGAGGCACAGACTTTAGCAACACAGATCAGAATCGGTTCTCTTTCCCTGCAGTTATCAGAGTTAGAGTCCAGTGTGGTAGGAGCACAGCTTGGAAGCCAGGCAATCTCCTCCAGTTTAAAAGCGGCAGCAATCGGTCTTGTGATCGTAATGGTATTTATGATCATTGTATATGCAGTTCCGGGTGTCGCAGCAGCTTTAGCACTTGCAATTTATACAGCACTTGTGATTGCAACTTTATACTTATTCGAGATCACATTAACATTACCTGGTATTGCCGGTATTATCTTAAGTATTGGTATGGCAGTAGATGCGAACGTTATCATCTTTGCACGTATCCGTGAAGAAATTGCATCAGGAAAATCCGTGATTACTGCAATGAAGAATGGTTTCCACAAAGCGATGTCTGCAATCTTAGATGGTAATATCACAACATTGATTGCAGCGATTGTTCTTATGGGATTAGGTTCCGGTACTGTAAAAGGATTTGCATATACACTGATGATCGGTATTATCCTTTCCATGTTTACAGCACTTGTTGTCACAAGATGGATCCTTTATTCTTTCTACTGGTTAGGACTGAGAGATGAAAAATTCTACGGACGTGCAAAAGAGAGAAAGACGATCAATTTCCTGCAGAAGAGATATGTATTCTTTGCAATTTCTATTGCAGTTATAGCTGCCGGATTTATCGGTATGGGAGTACATAAGGCATCTGGTCAGAACTCCCTGAATTATGGACTTGACTTCATGGGAGGAACTTCCACTACCGCTGATTTTGGCGAAGAATATACGATCGAAGATATTGAAAATAAGATTATCCCGGTTGTAAAAGAAGTAACTGGAGACAGCAATATTCAGGCAAACAAAGTAGAGGGAACAACTCAGATTACGATCAAGACACGTACTTTATCCAAAGAAGAGCGTGATGATCTGAATAATAAGCTGGCAGACAGTTTTGATGTAGATGAATCCACCATTACATTCCAGAGTATCAGTTCCACGATCAGTGGTGAGATGCGTGCGGATGCAGTCAAGGCGGTTATTATCTCAACAATCTGTATGCTGATCTATATCTGGTTCCGTTTTAAAGATATCCGTTTCGGTGCCAGTGCGATCATTGCCCTGATCCACGACGTACTGGTTGTACTTACCGTATATGCGCTGATGCGTATTTCAGTCGGCAATACATTTATCGCATGTATGCTGACGATCATTGGTTATTCTGTCAACGATACGATCGTTATCTTTGACCGTATCCGTGAGAACCTTGCATTAAAGCATGGTAAACAGACAAGGGAAGATCTGATGGAAGTAGCAAACCGAAGCCTGACACAGACCTTATCACGAAGCATCAACACATCCATAACAACATTTATTATGGTATTTATGCTGTTCCTTCTTGGTGTAGCAAGTATTCGTGAATTTGCGCTGCCACTGATGGCAGGTATGATCTGCGGTGCATATTCATCTATCTGCATTGCAACCGAGTTGTGGTATGTGATGAAAGTTCATCTTGGTAAAAATAAAATAACAGAATAA
- the trhA gene encoding PAQR family membrane homeostasis protein TrhA: MLQIGIREPGSAITHFIAMMMAIFATSPLLVKAALNGNHTTILAMAVFMGSMVLLYGASTVYHSLVVRDKILKIFRKLDHMMIFVLIAGSYTPVCLIVLGGKSGYTLLAAVWGIAAAGMLIKVLWINCPKWFSSVIYIAMGWVCLFVFRELLATLSQAAFLWLLAGGLIYTVGGVIYALKLPVFNAKHSQFGSHEVFHLFVMAGSICHFVFMYQYVA, encoded by the coding sequence ATGTTACAGATAGGGATTCGTGAACCGGGAAGCGCCATTACACATTTTATAGCTATGATGATGGCAATATTTGCCACATCACCGTTGTTAGTCAAGGCTGCGCTGAATGGAAATCATACAACGATTCTGGCAATGGCAGTGTTTATGGGAAGCATGGTGCTGCTTTATGGTGCAAGTACGGTGTACCATTCGCTTGTTGTCCGGGATAAAATTTTAAAGATATTCCGCAAACTCGACCATATGATGATATTTGTCCTGATTGCCGGATCTTATACGCCGGTATGTCTGATCGTACTTGGCGGGAAGTCGGGTTATACGCTGCTTGCGGCAGTGTGGGGCATTGCGGCGGCAGGAATGCTGATAAAAGTGCTCTGGATCAACTGCCCGAAGTGGTTTTCATCCGTGATCTATATCGCAATGGGATGGGTGTGTCTGTTTGTATTCCGGGAACTGTTAGCCACTCTTTCCCAGGCAGCATTTTTGTGGCTGCTTGCAGGCGGTCTGATCTATACTGTCGGCGGTGTGATCTATGCATTAAAACTGCCGGTGTTCAACGCGAAGCACAGTCAGTTTGGCTCCCATGAAGTATTTCATCTGTTTGTCATGGCTGGAAGCATCTGCCATTTTGTATTCATGTATCAGTATGTAGCGTGA
- a CDS encoding TIGR04086 family membrane protein, translating into MNIQSKMKTRDAKNNPVTAVLVSVLVMFLLSCLFLLLLAALLYKFDLSESAVKVGIVVIYIVSGVIGGFFMGKIMKTQKFLWGFAAGAIYFCILFLISVLVKQGVSMELPKVATTFILCAASGMAGGMIS; encoded by the coding sequence ATGAATATACAGTCAAAAATGAAAACAAGAGATGCAAAAAACAATCCGGTCACTGCGGTATTGGTGTCCGTGCTGGTCATGTTCCTTTTAAGCTGCCTGTTCCTGTTACTGTTGGCTGCACTGTTATATAAGTTTGATCTGAGTGAATCGGCAGTAAAGGTGGGAATCGTTGTCATTTATATCGTCTCCGGAGTGATCGGTGGATTTTTCATGGGAAAGATCATGAAAACACAGAAATTTTTATGGGGATTTGCAGCGGGAGCCATTTATTTTTGCATTTTATTCCTGATATCAGTGCTGGTTAAACAGGGAGTTTCCATGGAACTGCCGAAAGTGGCGACAACATTTATTCTATGTGCGGCATCCGGGATGGCGGGCGGAATGATAAGTTAG
- a CDS encoding trigger factor, translating to MKKKVVVLMLCTMMAVTALGCGGKKNDTAEGTEAAESVNGTETAEGTETVEYESPSYDLDPSDYVTLCDYSRVPVTITGDYDVDDQDAKDYFEQMFSYYGPFYVADDTKTTVGDGDIVNVDYVGKLDGVAFDNGSAEDQNIDVDNNCSAGSQSSSFIDGFTDDLKGASVGDVIDSDVTFPDNYGNADLAGKQVVFTFTVNSIQKEMTLDDVDDDFAQKQFQADTVDDMYAQIKSFLESQASSNKDSDTYTAVQEYLLENCKVDIPEDYLTARVNDYEKQYVQNYCDGDASKLEDYVSSQYNMTLDEVRQEWKSGMEKNISMEFITGAIAAKEGTELDEDGFSSYVQTLMSNNSLSSEDDLYKNYGYGDAAYGEKYLRQVYVDNLALQSVKDNADVTVEAPAETESTEGTESAEPQEAVDAAETETAN from the coding sequence GAAGAATGATACCGCAGAGGGGACAGAGGCTGCAGAATCAGTAAACGGCACGGAAACAGCAGAAGGAACAGAAACAGTGGAATATGAGAGTCCTTCTTATGATCTGGATCCTTCCGATTATGTGACACTCTGTGATTACAGCAGGGTTCCGGTTACGATCACAGGCGATTATGATGTGGATGACCAGGATGCAAAAGATTATTTTGAGCAGATGTTTTCTTATTACGGACCGTTCTACGTTGCAGATGATACCAAAACAACCGTTGGAGATGGTGATATCGTAAACGTGGACTATGTTGGAAAATTAGACGGAGTGGCATTTGATAATGGAAGTGCCGAGGATCAGAATATCGATGTGGACAATAACTGTTCCGCAGGAAGCCAGTCAAGCTCCTTTATTGACGGCTTTACAGATGATCTGAAAGGTGCATCTGTCGGTGATGTTATTGACAGCGATGTGACATTCCCGGATAACTATGGCAATGCAGACCTTGCCGGAAAACAGGTTGTATTCACATTTACCGTCAACTCAATCCAGAAAGAGATGACACTCGATGATGTGGATGACGATTTTGCGCAGAAACAGTTTCAGGCTGACACAGTAGATGATATGTATGCACAGATTAAATCATTCCTTGAAAGTCAGGCCAGCAGCAATAAGGACAGTGACACTTACACAGCAGTGCAGGAGTACCTGTTAGAAAACTGTAAAGTGGATATCCCGGAAGATTATCTGACAGCCCGTGTCAATGATTATGAGAAACAGTATGTACAGAATTACTGTGATGGGGATGCATCCAAACTTGAGGATTACGTCAGCAGCCAGTACAACATGACACTTGATGAGGTGCGTCAGGAGTGGAAATCAGGCATGGAGAAAAATATTTCCATGGAGTTTATCACAGGTGCGATCGCAGCAAAAGAGGGCACCGAGCTTGACGAGGACGGATTTTCTTCTTATGTGCAGACTCTGATGAGCAATAACAGTCTGTCATCTGAAGACGATTTATATAAGAACTATGGCTACGGTGATGCAGCTTATGGTGAAAAATATTTAAGACAGGTCTATGTTGATAATCTTGCATTGCAGTCTGTCAAAGATAATGCGGATGTGACTGTGGAAGCTCCGGCGGAGACAGAGAGTACTGAGGGCACAGAGAGTGCAGAACCGCAGGAAGCTGTCGACGCTGCCGAGACAGAAACAGCAAATTAA
- a CDS encoding aldose 1-epimerase family protein, whose product MRYTLENENLKVEIDSFGAEIKSVKRKSDNFEYMWCGDKKYWGRTSPVLFPFVGAPKNKEYRYDGKTYTMGQHGFARDMEFTLEAQTEENISFVLTDTAETCEKYPFHFALHIGYELCKNEVKVNWTVENTDTKELYFSIGAHPAFNCPVHGEENKTGYGLKFGGLADTIHHHGNTPDGMAVMEDKVLALKDGCVTFTEGFFDECTYMVEGKQTGEVSLLDREGIPYVTVKFDTPLFAVWSPEGKNAPFVCIEPWYGRCDATDFTGTLQQRDYENMLPQGGTFKAAYSIAYL is encoded by the coding sequence ATGAGATATACGTTGGAAAATGAAAATTTAAAAGTGGAGATTGACTCATTTGGAGCAGAGATCAAATCTGTAAAAAGAAAATCAGATAACTTTGAATATATGTGGTGTGGTGATAAAAAGTACTGGGGCAGAACATCCCCTGTATTATTTCCGTTTGTCGGTGCGCCGAAAAACAAAGAATACCGTTATGACGGAAAAACTTATACGATGGGACAGCACGGATTTGCAAGAGATATGGAGTTTACATTAGAGGCACAGACGGAAGAGAACATCTCATTTGTACTGACCGATACTGCGGAAACCTGTGAAAAATATCCATTTCATTTTGCACTGCACATTGGTTATGAATTGTGCAAAAACGAGGTGAAAGTAAACTGGACTGTGGAAAACACCGACACAAAAGAATTATATTTTTCCATCGGTGCACATCCGGCATTCAACTGCCCGGTTCACGGAGAGGAAAATAAAACCGGATATGGTCTCAAATTTGGCGGCCTGGCAGATACTATTCATCATCATGGAAACACACCGGACGGTATGGCGGTGATGGAGGATAAAGTCCTGGCACTGAAAGATGGCTGTGTGACATTTACGGAAGGATTCTTTGATGAGTGCACTTACATGGTCGAAGGAAAACAGACCGGAGAGGTTTCCCTGCTTGACCGTGAAGGCATCCCGTATGTAACCGTAAAATTTGACACCCCGCTGTTTGCAGTATGGTCACCGGAAGGAAAAAATGCACCTTTCGTCTGCATTGAACCATGGTACGGAAGATGCGATGCCACAGATTTTACCGGCACATTGCAGCAGCGCGACTACGAAAACATGCTGCCGCAGGGCGGAACATTCAAGGCAGCTTATAGTATTGCATATCTGTAA
- the scfB gene encoding thioether cross-link-forming SCIFF peptide maturase — protein MVHQYKNNGYDIVLDVNSGAIHVVDDVTYDVIEMIDQSQPESYARDEIVSALSGKYGKEEVEEAIDEVQTLIDEESLFTKDTYENYIMDFKKRPTVVKALCLHIAHDCNLACQYCFAEEGEYHGRRALMSFEVGKKALDFLIANSGNRRNLEVDFFGGEPLMNWQVVKDLVAYGREQEKLHDKNFRFTLTTNGVLLNDEIMEFCNKEMANVVLSIDGRKEVHDKMRPFRKGAGSYDLIVPKFQKFAESRHQDKYYVRGTFTHYNPDFAADVLHLADLGFKQISVEPVVAEPSEPYAITEEDLPQLFEEYDKLAAEMVRRHKEGDDFNFFHFMIDLEGGPCVAKRLSGCGSGTEYLAVTPWGDFYPCHQFVGNEKFLLGNVDEGIKNTEIRDEFKCCNVYAKEKCRKCFARFYCSGGCAANAYNFSGDICGAYDIGCELQKKRIECAIMIKAAEADCE, from the coding sequence GTGGTTCATCAGTATAAGAACAACGGCTATGATATTGTTTTAGATGTAAACAGCGGAGCGATTCATGTGGTGGATGACGTGACTTATGATGTCATTGAGATGATCGATCAGAGCCAGCCGGAATCGTATGCAAGGGATGAGATCGTATCTGCACTGTCCGGAAAATACGGCAAAGAGGAAGTGGAGGAAGCAATCGATGAAGTCCAGACATTGATCGATGAGGAGTCACTTTTTACAAAGGACACTTACGAAAACTATATCATGGATTTCAAAAAACGCCCGACGGTTGTCAAGGCACTCTGTCTGCATATTGCACATGACTGCAACCTGGCATGTCAGTACTGCTTTGCTGAGGAGGGAGAGTACCATGGAAGAAGGGCACTGATGTCCTTTGAAGTTGGAAAGAAAGCACTGGATTTCTTAATTGCCAATTCAGGTAACAGACGAAATCTTGAGGTGGATTTCTTTGGCGGCGAGCCGCTTATGAACTGGCAGGTCGTAAAAGACTTAGTTGCCTATGGAAGAGAGCAGGAAAAGCTGCATGACAAGAATTTCCGTTTTACACTGACCACAAATGGTGTGCTTTTAAATGACGAGATCATGGAATTCTGTAATAAAGAGATGGCAAATGTGGTCTTAAGTATCGATGGAAGAAAGGAAGTTCATGATAAGATGCGTCCGTTCCGCAAAGGGGCAGGAAGTTATGATCTGATCGTTCCAAAGTTCCAGAAATTTGCAGAGAGCAGACATCAGGACAAATATTATGTGCGTGGTACATTCACACACTACAATCCTGATTTTGCGGCAGATGTACTTCATCTTGCGGATCTTGGTTTCAAACAGATCTCCGTGGAGCCGGTAGTTGCAGAACCGAGTGAACCGTATGCGATCACAGAGGAAGATCTTCCACAGCTGTTTGAGGAATATGACAAACTTGCAGCGGAGATGGTAAGACGTCACAAAGAGGGAGATGATTTTAACTTCTTCCATTTTATGATCGATCTTGAGGGCGGTCCATGTGTGGCAAAACGTCTGTCCGGCTGTGGTTCAGGAACCGAGTACCTTGCAGTGACACCATGGGGAGATTTTTATCCATGTCACCAGTTTGTCGGCAATGAAAAGTTTTTACTTGGCAATGTGGATGAAGGTATAAAAAATACAGAGATCCGTGATGAGTTTAAGTGCTGTAATGTCTATGCAAAAGAAAAATGCAGAAAATGTTTCGCAAGATTCTACTGCAGCGGCGGATGTGCAGCAAATGCGTATAATTTCAGCGGTGACATCTGTGGGGCATATGATATCGGATGTGAATTGCAGAAAAAACGTATTGAGTGCGCGATCATGATCAAGGCTGCCGAGGCCGATTGTGAATAA
- a CDS encoding DUF1294 domain-containing protein, with protein MNLKALRAGSHCVGDELCRGGDTAAGGESCRTGFYFRKKEKHMDTIAAYLIFLNLVGFLIMGEDKRRAKMHRWRISERMLFLVSILGGSIGTWAGMYVFRHKTRHWYFVIGMPLILILQIAGTIWLYRQGLYHL; from the coding sequence ATGAATCTTAAAGCCCTCCGGGCGGGATCACACTGCGTCGGAGATGAATTATGTCGCGGAGGCGACACCGCCGCAGGCGGTGAATCCTGTAGGACAGGATTCTATTTTAGAAAAAAGGAGAAACATATGGATACGATCGCAGCTTATCTGATCTTTTTAAATCTGGTGGGCTTCCTTATTATGGGAGAGGATAAAAGAAGGGCGAAAATGCATCGATGGCGGATCTCAGAAAGAATGCTTTTTTTAGTCAGCATTTTAGGCGGCAGTATCGGAACGTGGGCGGGAATGTATGTGTTCCGCCACAAGACGAGACACTGGTATTTTGTTATAGGAATGCCATTGATCCTCATTTTACAGATCGCAGGTACCATCTGGCTTTATCGTCAGGGCTTATATCATTTATAA
- the scfA gene encoding six-cysteine ranthipeptide SCIFF, with protein MKHVKTLNTKRLQNTIKKGGCGECQTSCQSACKTSCTVGNQSCEHK; from the coding sequence ATGAAACATGTAAAGACATTAAATACCAAGAGATTACAGAACACAATCAAAAAAGGCGGCTGCGGCGAGTGCCAGACATCCTGCCAGTCTGCATGCAAAACATCCTGTACAGTAGGAAACCAGAGCTGCGAGCACAAATAA
- the asnS gene encoding asparagine--tRNA ligase, with protein sequence MDMVNVRDLFRKQEEYVDQTVTIGGWVRSIRNSKNFGFIVVNDGTFFEPVQVVYSNVLENFDDVEKLNVGAAIIVTGKLVATPGTKQPFEIQAEQIEIEGVSTPDYPLQKKKHSFEYLRTISHLRPRTNTFEAVFRVRSLIAYAIHKFFQERDFVYVHTPLITGSDCEGAGEMFQVTTLDMNNLPKNPDGTVDYSKDFFNKPTNLTVSGQLNGETYAMAFKNIYTFGPTFRAENSNTTRHAAEFWMIEPEIAFADLEDDMILAESMLKYIINYVLENAPEEMAFFNNFIDKGLLERLQHVANSDFARVTYTEAVEILEKHNDKFEYKVSWGTDLQTEHERYLTEEIFKRPVFVTDYPKEIKAFYMKMNDDGKTVAAVDCLVPGIGEIIGGSQREDDYDKLLARINELGLKEEDYQFYLDLRKYGSARHAGFGLGFERCVMYLTGMSNIRDVIPFPRTVNNCEL encoded by the coding sequence ATGGATATGGTAAATGTAAGGGATTTATTCCGGAAACAGGAAGAATATGTGGATCAGACCGTGACGATCGGCGGATGGGTGCGAAGCATCCGTAACTCCAAAAATTTTGGATTTATCGTGGTGAACGACGGAACATTTTTCGAACCGGTTCAGGTCGTATATTCCAATGTTTTAGAGAACTTTGATGATGTTGAAAAGTTAAATGTCGGTGCAGCGATCATCGTGACAGGTAAACTTGTTGCGACACCGGGAACCAAGCAGCCGTTTGAGATCCAGGCAGAGCAGATCGAGATCGAGGGTGTTTCCACACCGGATTATCCGCTTCAGAAAAAGAAACACAGCTTTGAGTACTTAAGAACGATCTCCCACTTAAGACCGAGAACAAATACATTTGAGGCAGTTTTCCGTGTACGTTCCCTGATTGCATATGCAATTCACAAATTTTTCCAGGAGAGAGATTTTGTATATGTACACACACCACTGATCACAGGAAGCGACTGTGAGGGTGCCGGAGAGATGTTCCAGGTAACAACACTGGATATGAACAATCTTCCGAAAAATCCGGACGGAACCGTGGATTATTCCAAAGATTTCTTTAATAAGCCGACCAACCTTACCGTAAGCGGACAGTTAAACGGTGAGACTTATGCGATGGCATTTAAGAACATCTACACATTTGGACCGACGTTCCGTGCAGAAAATTCCAACACGACCAGACATGCAGCAGAGTTCTGGATGATCGAGCCGGAGATCGCATTTGCAGATCTGGAAGATGACATGATCTTAGCCGAGAGCATGTTAAAATACATCATCAACTATGTACTGGAGAATGCACCGGAAGAGATGGCATTTTTCAACAACTTCATTGACAAAGGACTCTTAGAGCGCTTGCAGCATGTGGCAAATTCCGATTTTGCCCGCGTGACATACACAGAGGCAGTTGAGATCTTAGAGAAACACAATGACAAGTTTGAATATAAAGTTTCCTGGGGAACTGATCTTCAGACGGAGCATGAGCGTTATCTGACCGAGGAGATCTTCAAACGTCCGGTATTCGTAACCGATTACCCGAAGGAGATCAAGGCATTCTACATGAAGATGAATGATGACGGAAAGACCGTAGCAGCCGTTGACTGTCTGGTACCTGGTATCGGTGAGATCATCGGAGGAAGCCAGAGAGAGGATGATTACGATAAACTTCTTGCAAGAATCAATGAACTCGGCTTAAAAGAAGAAGATTATCAGTTTTATCTGGATCTCCGCAAATATGGTTCTGCAAGACATGCGGGATTCGGACTCGGTTTCGAGCGCTGCGTTATGTACTTGACAGGAATGTCTAACATCCGTGATGTTATTCCGTTCCCAAGAACCGTAAATAACTGCGAATTATAA